In Reichenbachiella agarivorans, one genomic interval encodes:
- a CDS encoding succinate dehydrogenase/fumarate reductase iron-sulfur subunit — MNITLKVWRQKNPADKGGFETYKVSDVSPDMSFLEMLDVLNENLSREDKDPVHFDHDCREGICGMCSLYINGKPHGPKDAVTTCQLHMRSFKDGEIIVIEPWRASAFPVQKDLVVDRSSFDRIIQAGGYVNVNTGGVPDANIIPIPKTIADQAMDAAQCIGCGACVAACKNASAMLFTAAKVSQLALLPQGQVEKQTRVERMVAQMEEEGFGHCTNTGACSAVCPKEIGQEHIARMNREFLGAKVSSNNV, encoded by the coding sequence ATGAATATTACATTAAAAGTATGGAGACAAAAAAACCCTGCTGATAAGGGTGGGTTTGAAACTTACAAAGTTTCTGATGTATCGCCGGACATGTCATTCCTAGAAATGCTTGACGTGTTAAACGAGAACCTTTCGAGAGAAGACAAAGACCCTGTACACTTCGATCACGATTGTAGAGAAGGAATTTGTGGCATGTGTTCACTATACATCAATGGCAAACCTCACGGACCTAAGGATGCAGTGACGACTTGCCAGTTGCACATGAGATCATTCAAAGACGGAGAGATCATCGTCATCGAACCTTGGAGAGCCTCTGCTTTCCCTGTCCAAAAGGATTTGGTGGTAGACCGTAGCTCTTTTGACAGAATCATCCAGGCAGGTGGATACGTCAACGTCAACACAGGCGGTGTACCAGATGCTAACATCATCCCAATACCAAAAACCATAGCCGATCAAGCCATGGATGCTGCACAGTGTATAGGTTGTGGTGCGTGTGTCGCTGCTTGTAAGAATGCTTCTGCGATGCTATTTACTGCGGCGAAGGTTTCTCAGCTAGCACTGCTACCACAGGGACAAGTAGAGAAGCAAACACGTGTGGAAAGAATGGTTGCACAGATGGAAGAAGAAGGTTTTGGTCACTGTACCAACACTGGCGCTTGTTCTGCAGTATGTCCAAAAGAAATCGGACAAGAGCACATTGCTAGAATGAACCGTGAGTTCTTAGGTGCAAAAGTCTCGTCTAACAACGTATAA
- a CDS encoding fumarate reductase/succinate dehydrogenase flavoprotein subunit codes for MALDSKIPEGPLAQKWTNHKFKSKLVNPANKRKYDIIVVGTGLAGASAAASFGELGYNVKSFCFQDSPRRAHSIAAQGGINAAKNYQNDGDSVFRLFYDTIKGGDYRGREANIHRLAEVSVDIIDQCVAQGVPFAREYGGLLDNRSFGGAQVSRTFYARGQTGQQLLLGAYSALSRQVATGKVKLYARTEMLDVVIVNGQARGIVTRNLITGEIESHSAHAVVLATGGYGNVFFLSTNAMGSNVTAAWRAHKKGAFFGNPCYTQIHPTCIPVSGDHQSKLTLMSESLRNDGRIWVPKVAVKGLKAADAAKIAEADRDYYLERKYPAFGNLVPRDVASRNAKQMCDAGLGVGNTGLAVFLDFADAIKRDGLETIKGKYGNLFDMYQQITGDNPYEMPMMIYPAVHYTMGGLWVDYNLMTTVPGLYAAGEANFSDHGANRLGASALMQGLADGYFVLPYTIGDYLANVPYDKIPTDHEEFQKAEKAVKDRIQKLLSIKGSKTVDDFHKELGHIMWEYCGMARNEEGLKTAKAKIKALKAEFWTNVKVLGENEEMNMSLEKANRVADFIELGELMVDDAQNRKESCGGHFREESQTPEGEALRMDDEYAYVAAWEYLGEDLEEKLHQEKLEFENVKLTQRSYK; via the coding sequence ATGGCTTTAGATTCAAAAATACCTGAGGGACCGTTGGCACAAAAGTGGACTAACCACAAGTTCAAGAGCAAACTGGTCAACCCAGCGAATAAAAGAAAATACGACATCATCGTAGTGGGTACTGGACTAGCAGGCGCATCAGCTGCTGCATCGTTTGGTGAACTTGGCTACAATGTCAAATCGTTTTGTTTCCAAGACAGCCCGCGTAGAGCGCACAGTATCGCGGCACAAGGTGGAATCAACGCAGCAAAAAATTATCAGAACGATGGCGACTCAGTTTTCCGTCTCTTCTATGATACCATCAAAGGCGGTGACTACAGAGGTAGAGAAGCCAACATCCACAGACTCGCAGAAGTATCGGTCGACATCATCGACCAGTGTGTGGCACAAGGTGTACCTTTCGCCAGAGAATATGGAGGATTGCTAGACAACAGATCATTTGGTGGAGCACAAGTATCACGTACATTCTATGCCAGAGGCCAAACTGGACAGCAATTGCTTTTGGGAGCCTACTCTGCACTCAGCAGACAAGTAGCTACTGGTAAGGTGAAGCTGTACGCCAGAACTGAAATGCTAGACGTAGTGATCGTCAATGGTCAAGCAAGAGGTATCGTCACCAGAAATCTAATCACTGGCGAAATCGAATCACACTCAGCACACGCCGTAGTATTGGCAACAGGCGGATACGGTAACGTATTCTTCCTATCTACCAATGCGATGGGATCGAATGTAACTGCTGCATGGAGAGCACACAAAAAAGGTGCATTCTTCGGCAACCCATGTTACACACAGATTCACCCGACTTGTATCCCAGTATCAGGTGATCACCAGTCCAAATTGACATTGATGTCAGAGTCATTGAGAAATGATGGGCGAATCTGGGTGCCTAAAGTAGCTGTCAAAGGATTGAAAGCCGCTGATGCCGCCAAGATTGCTGAAGCAGACAGAGATTACTACTTGGAAAGAAAATACCCCGCATTTGGTAACCTCGTCCCTAGAGACGTGGCTTCTAGAAACGCCAAACAAATGTGTGATGCAGGTTTGGGTGTAGGCAATACTGGCCTGGCTGTATTCTTGGATTTTGCGGATGCGATCAAAAGAGACGGACTAGAAACTATTAAAGGAAAGTACGGCAACTTGTTTGACATGTATCAGCAGATCACAGGAGACAATCCATACGAGATGCCAATGATGATCTATCCAGCGGTGCACTATACCATGGGTGGACTGTGGGTGGATTACAACTTGATGACAACTGTGCCAGGATTGTATGCCGCAGGTGAAGCCAACTTCTCTGATCACGGTGCAAACAGACTGGGTGCTAGTGCCTTGATGCAAGGTTTGGCAGATGGATACTTCGTATTGCCATATACAATTGGTGATTATTTGGCGAATGTACCTTATGACAAAATCCCAACGGATCACGAAGAATTCCAGAAAGCTGAAAAAGCAGTCAAAGACAGGATTCAAAAACTACTCAGTATCAAGGGCAGCAAAACGGTAGATGACTTCCACAAGGAACTAGGACATATCATGTGGGAATACTGCGGTATGGCTAGAAACGAGGAAGGCCTCAAAACTGCCAAAGCTAAAATCAAAGCTCTGAAAGCTGAATTCTGGACTAATGTCAAGGTACTCGGTGAAAACGAAGAGATGAACATGTCTCTAGAAAAAGCCAACAGAGTAGCTGACTTCATCGAACTAGGTGAACTCATGGTCGACGATGCACAAAACAGGAAAGAATCTTGTGGGGGCCACTTCAGAGAAGAATCTCAAACGCCAGAAGGAGAAGCACTCAGAATGGATGACGAGTATGCATACGTTGCAGCTTGGGAATACCTAGGAGAGGATTTGGAAGAGAAACTTCACCAAGAAAAATTAGAATTCGAAAATGTTAAATTGACACAACGTAGTTATAAATAA